The Desulfobaculum bizertense DSM 18034 genomic interval GTCGTCAGGATTCCGTTTTTTCAGGTCTGCAGGCTCTCCCCAAGGCATGCAGCAAAGTCCTTGTTCACGACTCGGCCCGCCCTTTTGCCTCTGCAAAACTCGCGCAGGCGCTCATCTCTGCGCTGGAACACGGTGCAGAAGCTGCCATCCCCGGCCTTCCCGTCACAGACACAATCAAAGTCATTGACCAGGACGACACCGTCACCCAGACGCTCAACCGTAGTGAGCTTCGCGCGGTCCAGACTCCACAGGCATTTGACACTGCGGCGCTTATTCGCGCCCACCTTGCCTGCGAAAAAAAGCAGCTTTCCGTCACGGACGACGCATCCATGATTGAAGCGACAGGTGGTACTGTGCGTATCGTTCCCGGTGAAGCCGGAAACATCAAAATTACAACCCCCGAGGACCTGTCTATGCTTAACGCTCAGGCTCCCCAGACCATGCTTCCCTGTGTCGGCTGGGGCTATGATGTTCATCGTTATGGAGCAGGCCGCCCCTTCCGCCTCGGTGGGATTCCCGTCGACACAGACATTGAAGTCATTGCCCATTCCGACGGTGATGTTCTCCTCCACGCTCTTGCAGATGCCCTGCTCGGCTGCCTTGGCCTTGGCGACATTGGCAAGCACTTTCCCGATACTGACGCAAAATTTGAAGGCATTGAGTCTTCCATTCTGGTCAACGAAGTCTTACAGGAAGTCGAAAAAAAGGCTCTCACCATCACACACGTAGACCTGACCGTCATCGCCCAGCGTCCAAAACTCGCCTCCTACCGTGAGCGAATTCAAAAAAACGTGGCGAACCTGCTGCGCATAGACAAATCTCACGTGAATTTTAAGGCCACGACCGAAGAAAAGCTTGGATTTACCGGTGCAAAAAAAGGCATTAAGGCTGTTGCCTGTGTCAGTGCCATGTACCCAGCGAACCAGCAGGCATAAAAAGGCTTTCCCCTCGCAATCTTTGACGAGATGAAACATTTGGTGCACAATACACCCTTGCCCATAATGATGGACAAGCTTCTTATATTACTCAAATTTTTGATAAACCGAGTGAAAACGGAGTACAGCACATGCAGCTCTACAACACAATGACACGCAGCAAGGAAGAGTTCACCCCTCTCGACGATAACCATGTCCGCATGTATGCCTGTGGCATCACCGCTTACGACTACTGTCACATTGGACATGCTCGTTCTGCTGTCGTTTTTGACGTGCTGGTGCGTTACCTCCGTCACGTTGGATACAATGTTACCTTTGCCCGCAACTTCACCGACGTTGACGACAAAATCATCAACCGTGCAAACGAAAACGGCGAAGATCCCCACGCCCTCGCAGAGCGCTTCATCGGCGCTTTCCATGAGGACATGGACCGACTGAATGTGACCCGCGCGGACATCGAGCCTCGTGCAACAGAATTCATCGAAGAAATGATCGCCCTCACTCAGAAACTCATCGACATGGGCCATGCCTATTCCACTGAGTCCGGTGACGTCTATTTCCGCGTTCGTTCTTTCAATGACTACGGCAAGCTCTCTGGTCGCGATGTTGACGACATGCGTTCCGGCGCCCGCATTCAGCCCGGCGATGAAAAAGAAGACCCACTTGATTTTGCCCTGTGGAAAGCTGCAAAGCCCGGCGAACCCAAGTGGAAAAGCCCTTGGGGTGAAGGGCGCCCCGGCTGGCACATTGAGTGTTCTGCCATGAGCGACAAGCAGCTCTCTCTGCCCTTCGACATTCACGGCGGTGGTCAGGACCTTATCTTCCCCCATCACGAGAATGAAATCGCCCAGTCCGAAGCCGCATCCGGAAAGGACATGGCCCGTTTTTGGGTGCACAATGGCTTTGTTCAGGTCAACTCTGAGAAAATGTCCAAGTCTCTTGGCAACTTCTCCACAATTCGCGACATCCTCGACAGCTATCAGGCTGAAACCCTGCGCTACTTTTTGCTGACCAAGCATTACAGAAGCCCAATTGATTTCACCCCTGAGAACATGCTCGATGCCGAGAAGAACCTAAAGCGCATCTACTCTGCAAAGCAGGACGCACAGCTTGCTCTTGAGCGTGCCAAGTGGTCCAAAGCAGAGCTGCCCGCCGAGTTGGTCGAAGAACTCAAGAAGCTCGAAGCCGACTGGAATCAGGCAATGGCTGACGACATCAACACAGCCGCAGCCCTCGGCCACGTTTTCGGCCTCATTCGTCTCATGGGACGCGTTGCAGAGAACAAGAGCTGGAAGAAATCCGAAGGCGCTCAGAAGCTGTGGACCAAGGGACTTGAGCTTCTCTCCAGCTGGGGCGAAGTCCTCGGTGTCTTTCAGCAGGACTCTGCTGACTTTCTCGCGGAGTTGAAAGCAACTCGCGTGAAGCGTCAGGACATCGATCTCAGCAAGGTTGAAGAACTTTTGGCCCAGCGTCTCGAAGCCAGAAAAGCAAAGGACTTCGAACGTTCCGACGCCGTTCGTGACGAACTCGCCGCTCTCGGCATTGCCGTTAAGGACTCCCCCGCTGGGCAGGAATGGGACGTGTTATAATCGTCGCATATGTTTTGTTGGGCGGGGACTCTGTCCCCGCACCCCTGCAAGGGGCGCTGCCCCTTGACCCCGCCCAAGGACGAGGCCCTTGGGAATCCCGCTATCGCCCAAAATTAAAGGGCCGGATGTGTGAAAGCCGTTGGCTTTCCCTTACATCCGGCCCTTTAATTTTGGCCTAGTGGGCGTCCCGTGTGTTCTTTTCTTTGCACTCTAACCCTTTCTTTTGAATGCCATATGGCATTCAAAAGAAAATGGTGGCAACGCATGGGAAAGAGAAAGAAGCTCTTTACGCCTTCTCACCCAAGTTTGAATTTCATTCACGCGAAGCGTGGATGGAATTCAAACTCGATGAGGATACGTAAGGGAATCATTCCCTTACGCAGGGGTTTGGGGGCTGGCCCCCATTACTTTCGCCCACCGCCAAAGAGTCGGTTCTGTAGCTCTGCAATAGTGCGAACGCCGGAGCCTTCGGCATAGGGGGCAACAATAGGCCCATAGCCAAGACGCTGAGCCTGCTTCATGCGGATGTCGTGGCTGCTAACGGGTCGCACCTGCCCATTGAGATCGATCTCGCCCCAAACGACAGCGGCTTCTGGGAGTGGCTTGTCATAAAAAGACGAAAGGACGGCAGCGACGATACCGGCATCAAGCCCGGGGTCTGTCATGCGCATCCCGCCGCCAATCTTGGCGTAAATATCGACCTGCGACAAATTAAGGTGCAACCGTTTTTCAAGCACAGCAAGCAAGAGATGCAGCCTGTTCGCGTCAAAACCCAAGGCCGTACGCCGGGGAATGGCGAGAAACGATTTGCTCACGAGCGCCTGAATTTCGACGGCAAAAGGACGCTGGCCATCTGCAGCCATGACAAGCGAGGTCCCGGAAAGATGAGGATCGCGATCCTGAAGGAAAAAGGTAGAGGGGTCGTCAACGACCTGCATCCCAGAACTCAGCATCTCAAAAACGAGAAGCTCGTGACAGGGACCAAAACGGTTCTTCATGACGCGCAAAATGCGAAAAAGATGCTGCCGGTCACCTTCGAGCGAAAGGACAGTGTCGACCATGTGCTCAAGGAGCTTTGGCCCGGCAATTTGTCCATCTTTTGTAACATGGCCGACCAAGACTAACGTCGTGCCAGTTTCCTTGGCCCGTTCAATAAGGGAGGTAGATACAGCACGCACCTGACTTACGGTGCCAGGCATACCGTCAATGCCTTCGGAAGACAAAGTCTGCACAGAGTCCACCACCATGATCTCGGGGCAGTCAGGGCTATCAAAAATGCTCAGGACATCTTCCAGACGTGTTGTCGACAGCGCAAGAAGGTTGTCGGACAAAAGCCCTAAACGCTTGGCGCGGGCCTGAACCTGCCCAAGCGATTCCTCAGCGGAAACATAAAGCGCAGAATGGCCCATGGCGCCAACACTCCCTGCGAGCTGCAAAAGGAGCGTGGACTTACCTATGCCGGGATTACCTGCCATAAGAATAGCACCGCCGGGCATAAGGCCTTTGCCTAAAATACGGTCAAGAGCGGACAGGCCAGAACTATACGGTGTTGCATTCTGCTCGGAATATTCCGAAATGGGGACGGGATTACGAAAGGCGTGGAGGGGGGCGGAGGCAACTCCGGGGCGAGATGAGCCGCTTTTCTTTGGAGCGGCTTTTTCCTGCAGGCAGTTCCAGGCACCGCAGTGCGGGCACTGTCCCTGCCAACGGGGGCTAATGCCCCCGCACTCAGCACAGACAAAAATTCGTTTCTGTTTCATGACACATCCGCAGACCCGAAGATTCAGAAAGGAACGGAATCGGTCGGGTCTACAGATTCACATCCTGAACGGAAATAACGCGAACCGCAAATTCAGAAACAGCATCAGAGGG includes:
- the radA gene encoding DNA repair protein RadA, with the protein product MKQKRIFVCAECGGISPRWQGQCPHCGAWNCLQEKAAPKKSGSSRPGVASAPLHAFRNPVPISEYSEQNATPYSSGLSALDRILGKGLMPGGAILMAGNPGIGKSTLLLQLAGSVGAMGHSALYVSAEESLGQVQARAKRLGLLSDNLLALSTTRLEDVLSIFDSPDCPEIMVVDSVQTLSSEGIDGMPGTVSQVRAVSTSLIERAKETGTTLVLVGHVTKDGQIAGPKLLEHMVDTVLSLEGDRQHLFRILRVMKNRFGPCHELLVFEMLSSGMQVVDDPSTFFLQDRDPHLSGTSLVMAADGQRPFAVEIQALVSKSFLAIPRRTALGFDANRLHLLLAVLEKRLHLNLSQVDIYAKIGGGMRMTDPGLDAGIVAAVLSSFYDKPLPEAAVVWGEIDLNGQVRPVSSHDIRMKQAQRLGYGPIVAPYAEGSGVRTIAELQNRLFGGGRK
- the ispD gene encoding 2-C-methyl-D-erythritol 4-phosphate cytidylyltransferase, with protein sequence MSVWTIILAAGQGSRLAQAGLDTKKQFLHHEGAPLYWKSVRTLASVPAIKGFVFVFPPEELDACTKDVESLSSTDDLSMPCLCVAGGARRQDSVFSGLQALPKACSKVLVHDSARPFASAKLAQALISALEHGAEAAIPGLPVTDTIKVIDQDDTVTQTLNRSELRAVQTPQAFDTAALIRAHLACEKKQLSVTDDASMIEATGGTVRIVPGEAGNIKITTPEDLSMLNAQAPQTMLPCVGWGYDVHRYGAGRPFRLGGIPVDTDIEVIAHSDGDVLLHALADALLGCLGLGDIGKHFPDTDAKFEGIESSILVNEVLQEVEKKALTITHVDLTVIAQRPKLASYRERIQKNVANLLRIDKSHVNFKATTEEKLGFTGAKKGIKAVACVSAMYPANQQA
- the cysS gene encoding cysteine--tRNA ligase — protein: MQLYNTMTRSKEEFTPLDDNHVRMYACGITAYDYCHIGHARSAVVFDVLVRYLRHVGYNVTFARNFTDVDDKIINRANENGEDPHALAERFIGAFHEDMDRLNVTRADIEPRATEFIEEMIALTQKLIDMGHAYSTESGDVYFRVRSFNDYGKLSGRDVDDMRSGARIQPGDEKEDPLDFALWKAAKPGEPKWKSPWGEGRPGWHIECSAMSDKQLSLPFDIHGGGQDLIFPHHENEIAQSEAASGKDMARFWVHNGFVQVNSEKMSKSLGNFSTIRDILDSYQAETLRYFLLTKHYRSPIDFTPENMLDAEKNLKRIYSAKQDAQLALERAKWSKAELPAELVEELKKLEADWNQAMADDINTAAALGHVFGLIRLMGRVAENKSWKKSEGAQKLWTKGLELLSSWGEVLGVFQQDSADFLAELKATRVKRQDIDLSKVEELLAQRLEARKAKDFERSDAVRDELAALGIAVKDSPAGQEWDVL